AGCTGCTCGCGCCGGTCGGCTGCTGGAGCTCAGTGAGCGCCTGGCCGAGTCGGGCCGTCGGGGGGAGGCTTTGGATGCCGCACGGGAGGCCTGCCAGGCTCTCCGGGACCTGGCCCGGCTCGATTCAGGCACGTACCTGCCAGATCTTGCCGAGGGGCTGTCCGTCATGGCGGACCGCCTGCGCGAGGCCCGCCACATGCGTGAGGGGGTTGCGGTCTCGCAGGAGACGGTCCGGCTCCGACGGCGCCTGACCCGGCACGACTACGACGCCCACGCCTCCGGGCTGGCGCAGGCTCTGTGCCGCCTCGCCGTCGACCTGAGCGCTTCCGGCGATCTGCGTGACGCCCTGGCGAGCGCTCAGGAGTCCGTGGACCTCTACCGGGGTCTGCGCCGGGATGGTCCCTTCGACGAGGAGACCGGGTTGGCGCAGGCCCTGGTCACGCTCGCCTGCTGCCTGAGTGAGTCCGGTCGGCCGAGCGCCGCTTTCATCACCGCCCAGCAGGCCCTCACTGTCCGACGGCGTCTGGTCCGGGCCGATCCGGATGTACACACGCCCCGACTCGCAGCGGACCTGGCACGTCTGGCTCCCAGACTGCGCACGGTGGGCTATGTCGATGAGGCCCTCGAGATGGCCCGGGAAGCCGCGGGTCTCTACCGCCGCCTCGATGAGGAGGAGATCGGTTCCTGCACCGGCGATCTTGCCGGAGCTCTGGAGGTGCTGGCCGCCTGTGGGGCCGCCGTCGGGCGCCGAACCGAGGCACTGGAGGCGGCCGAGGAGGCCGCTGCACTCTACCGGGGACTGGCCCGCCGCACGCCGGCGCTCTCCTCGCCGAAGGCCGCCCATGCCCTGGCGACACTGGCTCGGCGCCTGAGTGACGTGGGACGGCACCGCGAGGCACTCGCCGCGGGCGAGGAAGCAGTCAACCTCGCTCGCGCTCTGGCCCACAGCGCCCCCGACAGCCATCTGCCTGACCTGGCCGACACCCTCACGGTCCAGGCCGCCTGTCTGCGTGACGGCGGCAGCCTGAACCGCGCTCTGGCTTCGGCGCGGGAGGCGGTCAGCATTCGACGCGCTCTGGAGCACAGCCGCCCCAGCACTGAGACCCCGGCCCTGGCTGAGTCCCTGTACGTCCTCGCCGTCTACCTGTACACGGCCGGGCAGCTGCAGGAGTCCTTCGCGATGGCCTGGGAGGCCATCGACATCTACCGGCAGCTGGTCCGTACCAACCCTGCCCCTCATACCGCCGACCTGGCTCGGGCGCTCAACATCCTCACCTTGAACCTCAGCCGGGCCGGGCGTGCGCACGAGGCCCTGGCTGCGGTGCAGGAGGCGGTCACCTTCTACCGGAGCCTGGCCCAGATCGATCCGACCGCCTACAAGCCGGACCTGGCGGCATGCCTGCACAACCTGGCCACGTGCCTGGGTGACGTCGGGGACCGCTCTGCCGCGCTCGCCGCGATCCGAGAGACGGCGGAGCTCCGTCGGGAGCTGGCAGCGCGCGACCCAGCGACGCACGCCCCGGCGCTGGCCCCGTGCCTGCACCGGCTCACCAAGCGCCTGGCCGAGGCCGGTCACCGAGGCGAGGCCCTGGAGACCGCACGGGAGGCGGTCGCCGCCTACCGGAGCCTGGCCCGCAGGCGCCCGGAGGACTTCGGCCGGGGGCTCGCCGGCGCGCTGCGAACCTATGCGTCAGTCCTCGAGTGGGCGGGCAGGAAGGCCGACGCCGCCCGCATCCGCCAGGAGAGCGAAGCCATGACGGAGGAAACGGCCTTGGAGGACTCCATCCGGGGATTCTGAGGGGCGGCACCGGCCCGGCAGTGCCGCGGTGCAAGCGCAGAGAGTGCGGAACGCGAAGCCGGGCGAATCGGGAACTGCGTTCTGCGCCCAGAACGTACCTTTCCTCCACACGACTGCGGCCCGCCCCCAGCGATCTGGAGGACACCGCAGTTCTCGTCGAAAAAGTACGTCCCCGATCACGATGTCCGACGCACAAGGCCCCGATCTACCGGCCTGCCCTGAGTTTCCCGCTTGCCCCGTCAGCCCCACCCCATCGCGGGATACCTGGGTGGTCATCTTCTACTAGTGCGGGGAGTCAACACGGGCAGGCCGCATTCTCCTCTGGTGCGTGCCAGGCCCCGGCCAGTGCCGATGCCGTCGGCCACCATCTGCCGACTAACACAGGGAGGGCCGGTCACCATCAGGTGACCGGCCCTCCCGGAGTTCTTGCTCAGAGCGTCAGCTCTGGCTCACTTCTCGACCTTCTGGGCGGCGGCGCCGCCGGCGGGGGCGAAGCCCGCGGCCTCGGCGTCCTCGGCGCTGGCGAACCAGACCTCGGCGACCGTGGCGTCGTACCAGCG
This region of Actinomyces oris genomic DNA includes:
- a CDS encoding tetratricopeptide repeat protein gives rise to the protein MLLSPCATSEGAARAGRLLELSERLAESGRRGEALDAAREACQALRDLARLDSGTYLPDLAEGLSVMADRLREARHMREGVAVSQETVRLRRRLTRHDYDAHASGLAQALCRLAVDLSASGDLRDALASAQESVDLYRGLRRDGPFDEETGLAQALVTLACCLSESGRPSAAFITAQQALTVRRRLVRADPDVHTPRLAADLARLAPRLRTVGYVDEALEMAREAAGLYRRLDEEEIGSCTGDLAGALEVLAACGAAVGRRTEALEAAEEAAALYRGLARRTPALSSPKAAHALATLARRLSDVGRHREALAAGEEAVNLARALAHSAPDSHLPDLADTLTVQAACLRDGGSLNRALASAREAVSIRRALEHSRPSTETPALAESLYVLAVYLYTAGQLQESFAMAWEAIDIYRQLVRTNPAPHTADLARALNILTLNLSRAGRAHEALAAVQEAVTFYRSLAQIDPTAYKPDLAACLHNLATCLGDVGDRSAALAAIRETAELRRELAARDPATHAPALAPCLHRLTKRLAEAGHRGEALETAREAVAAYRSLARRRPEDFGRGLAGALRTYASVLEWAGRKADAARIRQESEAMTEETALEDSIRGF